The proteins below come from a single Aegilops tauschii subsp. strangulata cultivar AL8/78 chromosome 6, Aet v6.0, whole genome shotgun sequence genomic window:
- the LOC109752298 gene encoding agamous-like MADS-box protein AGL80 gives MARKKVALRYIRNDSARHNTLKKRSKNLMKKAGEVATLCNAKACVLVYGEGAMVPEVFPSHAEAVAILNRFKSMPEVARLKKTMDQESVLSQRVTKLRDQVQKTRCELQDRETKFLLHEAMVNGRLPGNIEELTTMGWKLELMLKSLGERIAKMSGQPPVYQMQAPYIPDDMDMGLPTMYRMPPQQQEGLLETVRSEGDLGTQIYNGHSTGGHDGTNFGFFPSHRNM, from the coding sequence ATGGCTCGCAAGAAGGTGGCCCTCCGGTACATCCGCAATGACTCGGCGCGGCACAATACCTTGAAGAAGCGCAGCAAGAACCTGATGAAGAAGGCCGGTGAGGTGGCTACCTTGTGCAACGCCAAGGCCTGCGTGCTGGTGTATGGTGAGGGCGCAATGGTGCCGGAGGTGTTCCCATCCCATGCTGAGGCGGTGGCTATCCTGAATAGGTTTAAGAGCATGCCGGAGGTGGCACGGCTAAAGAAGACGATGGACCAGGAGAGTGTTCTTAGTCAGCGCGTCACAAAGCTCCGAGACCAGGTCCAGAAGACTAGGTGCGAGCTCCAAGACCGTGAGACCAAGTTTCTCCTGCATGAGGCCATGGTCAACGGTCGCCTCCCTGGCAACATCGAGGAGCTCACAACCATGGGTTGGAAGTTGGAGTTAATGCTTAAGAGCCTGGGCGAACGCATCGCAAAAATGAGCGGGCAACCGCCAGTCTACCAAATGCAGGCACCATACATCCCCGACGACATGGACATGGGGCTTCCAACCATGTATCGCATGCCGCCGCAGCAGCAAGAGGGTTTGCTTGAGACAGTCAGGTCCGAAGGGGACCTTGGCACCCAGATCTACAATGGCCACAGTACTGGTGGCCACGATGGCACCAATTTCGGCTTCTTTCctagtcataggaatatgtaa